The following DNA comes from Methanobrevibacter oralis.
CACTAGTGAGACCTTTTTTATTTTTAGGTTTTTCTTTAGCAATAGGAATTTCATCGATATTTTCAGAGATGGGCTCTTTTTTAGAATGAGTATTTTTTTTAAGTTTGCTTTTTAGCTCATCCATATTGAATTCACCGACTTTATATGAATTTTTATCTAAAGGAATTTTGCTTTTTGGGATGGTTTTTTCCTTAGGTTTTGGTGTTTTATTATTGTCTTCTTTATCTTGTTTTTTATCAATGCTTTCAATATTAGTCATCAGCCCATCAATTGGGTTTTTAAAATTAAATACTTTGTATATTCCAAATATTATTAATAATAAACCAATAGTTAGAATTATAACTGTAATAAAATGAGTTTCACCTGAAACAACATTATCAACAATTCTTTCTGTACCCGAATTAAATACAATAACTGATACAACAAGAAATATAATTCCTAAAATTAAACTTACAATACCATATATTGGAGTTTTACCAATTTTAGTATTTAATATGTTATCGAGGTTTTCGCTTAATTCATCACTAAATTTGTCTTCAATTTCTTCATAATTTTCATTTAGTTCTTCACTTGTGTCTTCTTCAACATTTTTTGTTTTAATGATATATTTTTCATCAATTGGATTTTCTTCTTCTAAATTAGTAGCATATTCATCATCTTGACTAGGATAATAGATAAATTCATCATCAATTTTTAAATCATCAAAATCTTTTTCTTCTTCATGATTAAGGAATTTTATTAATTCTTCATCTTCTTCAACAATTCCAGTCCCAATATTATCCTCTGTTTTAGAAGATTCTTCAGTTTCATCCTTCATTGTATTTATCATATCTTTAAGATTTGAAATTCTATGCTCTTTTTCTTTAGAATCTTTCATATGAAGACCTCTTTAATCGTATTCTCTCCATTTATGTTTACATTTTAAACATTGGAAAAAACGTGTTTCAGCTTCATCTGCACTTCTAGTTTGCCTTAATTCGTATGCTGCTTTATTGTAACCACATTTTGGACAAATTTCTTTTGTTGTTGGAAGAAGGTTCATGTCTTCTCCTTTCATAATAACATTGTCGTTCTCTTTTACTTTTGCAGCGACTTCATATTGATCACTGTTAGTTTCGGATAAATCTTTTGAATATCCACAACTACATTCCAACTTATTATCTTTTGGAAGTAGCATAGCTCCACAATTTGGGCAAAATTCCATTTTCATCCCCTCTTTTTTATCACAATTTTTTTTATTACAAAGTAATTTTTATTTTAAATTATTTAAATATATACTATTTATTATAGCTTAGAATTTATTTTTAACATTAATTAAACAATCTTTTATGATTTTTTC
Coding sequences within:
- a CDS encoding ABC transporter permease family protein, which encodes MKDSKEKEHRISNLKDMINTMKDETEESSKTEDNIGTGIVEEDEELIKFLNHEEEKDFDDLKIDDEFIYYPSQDDEYATNLEEENPIDEKYIIKTKNVEEDTSEELNENYEEIEDKFSDELSENLDNILNTKIGKTPIYGIVSLILGIIFLVVSVIVFNSGTERIVDNVVSGETHFITVIILTIGLLLIIFGIYKVFNFKNPIDGLMTNIESIDKKQDKEDNNKTPKPKEKTIPKSKIPLDKNSYKVGEFNMDELKSKLKKNTHSKKEPISENIDEIPIAKEKPKNKKGLTSDEIEEEHQESVPENESIDDIFAGVEEIDDIPIISIDSKEKKSDE
- a CDS encoding transcription factor S → MEFCPNCGAMLLPKDNKLECSCGYSKDLSETNSDQYEVAAKVKENDNVIMKGEDMNLLPTTKEICPKCGYNKAAYELRQTRSADEAETRFFQCLKCKHKWREYD